From Rutidosis leptorrhynchoides isolate AG116_Rl617_1_P2 chromosome 3, CSIRO_AGI_Rlap_v1, whole genome shotgun sequence, a single genomic window includes:
- the LOC139899922 gene encoding secreted RxLR effector protein 78-like, with product MLSLHLRKVVPRLIGSEQSAFLGDRYILDGVLIANEVVDELKRNKRHGIIFKVDFEKAFDSLNWNYLLEVMKCMGFGSKWWKWIGSCLNSASILILINGSPTPEFKLSPGVRQGDPLSPFLFIIETEGLNILTKVAVDKGMYKGVEFGADKVLISHL from the coding sequence ATGCTTTCTTTACATTTACGAAAAGTGGTTCCTAGGCTTATCGGTTCGGAACAAAGTGCTTTTCTAGGTGATAGGTATATTCTTGATGGAGTTCTAATTGCAAACGAGGTTGTGGATGAGCTTAAAAGAAACAAAAGGCATGGTATTATTTTCAAGGTAGATTTCGAGAAGGCTTTCGATTCACTTAATTGGAATTATTTATTGGAGGTTATGAAATGTATGGGGTTTGGGTCCAAGTGGTGGAAATGGATTGGGTCGTGCCTTAATTCGGCTTCTATTTTGATTCTTATCAATGGCTCACCTACTCCGGAATTTAAGTTAAGTCCTGGTGTCAGACAAGGTGATCCTCTCTCCCCTTTTTTATTCATTATCGAGACGGAGGGTCttaatattttaacaaaggtagcgGTGGATAAGGGAATGTATAAAGGTGTTGAATTCGGGGCCGATAAAGTGCTCATCTCGCATCTCTAA